A genomic segment from Fusarium fujikuroi IMI 58289 draft genome, chromosome FFUJ_chr04 encodes:
- a CDS encoding related to cytosolic nonspecific dipeptidase, which yields MPSRTVSPTMSPGPSSPILSPLEAPEDPATSPDLVHSLSHRSTVLALAVSPQHETIYAGTQDGEIVAWSLDTFRQVRRVQAHKRSVLSLSLSPDASLLFSSAGDPIINVWDPSTLTRLYEIYGSYDVGDIFCTAYSPQHETLYIGAQNATIQWVSLNDVTARVSPESQQHPDRRNHRFFDSKAVGGGASTPRRNDDRWGLIPKAHTVLEMHAGCVKNFAHYGYVYCMLMAKGPTVDVGTDDDVLISGAGDGTIKLWSLGHAVEDDEELSGGIQEIMTLGSDDGESVLSLALDSSFLYAGKLDGIVELWDLDTAQRLRVIKAHDCDIMSIQMGWGYLWTAATNGWASKYSTTHYGKYQHASSGAVPQKYQCLLRWEAHQGKVLASAVTNYRNKQYFITGANDDNISIWSIDTDKCNSKEKEVSQDSDNLLLSSLREFVSYKTVSSRPEFAEDCRKGATYLGALFKRLGGHVELLSTEKHHNPVVYAHFSAKKEAAERRKRILFYGHYDVVAADSRKGKWETDPFTMQGTNGYLYGRGVSDNKGPIIAALYAVTDLMENQQLENDVIFLIEGEEEFGSLGFEEAVKKNKELIGEVDYILLANSYWLDDEVPCLTYGLRGVLHTTVCVDAPRPDIHSGVDGSYMMNEPLSDLTQILGKLKGPGNRVQIPGFYDGILPVTPEEEARYDDIAQILIRSNPEKGPEERLKQSLMARWREPNLTLHRYKVSGPDGSLVSSHASSHISLRMVPGQEVGNVIEALVKFLENEFSQLESQNKLTINVDNRAEPWLGDPTNAIFQTLEKAILETWDECFETSPSSGEATPEPEKAEKSKEEEVLSVKTKLGKPRKPLYIREGGSIPAIRFLEKEFGAPAAHLPCGQSSDSAHLDNERICLLNLLKAREIFGKVFSRL from the exons ATGCCTTCACGGACGGTATCACCGACAATGTCACCAGGTCCCTCGTCTCCGATTCTCTCACCCCTCGAAGCCCCTGAAGATCCTGCCACAAGCCCCGACCTCGTCCACTCGTTGTCCCATAGAAGCACCGTCCTCGCTCTCGCCGTGAGTCCACAGCATGAGACGATCTACGCCGGTACACAAGACGGAGAGATTGTAGCATGGTCTCTCGACACATTCCGACAAGTCCGCCGTGTCCAAGCCCACAAGCGTAGTGTCCTATCCTTATCGTTGTCGCCCGATGCGTCACTCCTGTTTTCCAGTGCTGGAGACCCCATCATCAATGTCTGGGATCCAAGCACCTTGACTCGACTTTACGAAATTTACGGCTCCTACGATGTCGGCGATATCTTTTGTACTGCATACAGCCCCCAACATGAGACATTATACATCGGTGCACAAAACGCCACCATTCAATGGGTTAGCCTCAACGACGTTACAGCTCGTGTGTCCCCCGAGTCACAGCAGCATCCTGATCGACGAAATCATCGCTTCTTCGACTCCAAAGCTGTTGGTGGCGGCGCAAGTACGCCTCGACGAAACGACGATCGATGGGGATTGATACCCAAAGCACACACTGTTCTCGAGATGCATGCAGGCTGCGTCAAAAACTTTGCCCACTATGGATATGTGTACTGTATGCTCATGGCCAAGGGACCAACAGTCGATGTTGGGACAGACGATGATGTCCTGATCTCTGGTGCGGGTGACGGCACAATCAAGCTTTGGAGTCTGGGGCatgctgttgaggatgacgaggagcttAGCGGTGGTATCCAAGAGATTATGACACTGGGCTCTGACGATGGCGAGTCTGTCCTATCTCTGGCACTCGATAGCTCGTTTTTGTATGCTGGCAAGCTTGACGGTATCGTTGAACTATGGGATCTCGATACTGCGCAGCGATTGAGGGTTATCAAGGCTCACGACTGCGATATTATGTCGATACAAATGGGCTGGGGATATTTGTGGACTGCCGCAACTAATGGTTGGGCCAGT AAATACAGTACCACCCACTACGGAAAATACCAACACGCCTCCTCTGGGGCCGTTCCCCAGAAGTATCAGTGCCTCCTGAGATGGGAAGCTCATCAGGGCAAGGTCCTTGCATCAGCTGTCACGAACTACAGGAACAAGCAATACTTTATCACCGGTGCCAACGATGACAACATCTCGATTTGGTCCATAGACACCGATAAGTGTAACagtaaagagaaagaagtatCACAGGATTCGGACAACCTCTTACTATCGTCATTGCGAGAATTTGTGTCATACAAGACCGTCTCCTCTCGCCCTGAGTTTGCGGAAGACTGTCGCAAGGGAGCTACGTACCTTGGTGCTCTGTTCAAACGTCTCGGGGGTCATGTTGAGCTACTCAGCACCGAGAAGCACCACAACCCTGTCGTCTACGCCCATTTCTCGGCCAAAaaggaggctgctgagagACGGAAGCGAATTCTCTTCTACGGCCATTACGATGTTGTCGCTGCCGACAGCCGCAAAGGCAAATGGGAGACTGATCCATTCACGATGCAAGGAACTAACGGTTACCTGTATGGCCGTGGTGTCAGTGACAACAAGGGCCCCATCATCGCTGCGCTGTATGCAGTGACTGATTTGATGGAGAATCAGCAACTGGAGAACGatgtcatcttcctcattgaGGGTGAGGAAGAGTTTGGATCATTAGGCTTTGAGGAAGCtgtcaagaagaataaagagTTGATCGGCGAAGTGGATTACATCCTGCTTGCCAACAGTTATTGGTTAGACGACGAAGTTCCGTGCTTGACGTACGGTCTTCGTGGTGTTTTGCACACAACTGTGTGCGTTGATGCGCCTCGTCCAGATATCCACTCGGGCGTCGACGGCTCCTACATGATGAATGAGCCTCTTTCAGATCTTACTCAGATCCTtggcaagctcaagggcCCTGGCAACCGGGTACAGATTCCCGGGTTCTACGATGGCATTCTTCCGGTGACACCTGAAGAGGAAGCGCGCTACGATGATATTGCCCAGATCTTGATCCGCAGTAATCCTGAAAAGGGCCCCGAAGAGAGGCTCAAACAGTCGCTTATGGCAAGGTGGCGCGAGCCCAATCTGACACTCCACAGATACAAGGTTTCTGGTCCTGATGGAAGTCTAGTAAGCAGTCATGCCAGTTCCCACATCAGTCTGCGCATGGTGCCAGGACAAGAAGTGGGCAACGTGATTGAAGCCCTCGTCAAGTTCCTTGAGAATGAGTTTTCTCAGCTTGAGTCACAGAACAAACTCACCATCAACGTCGACAACAGAGCTGAACCATGGCTTGGAGACCCTACCAATGCTATTTTCCAGACACTGGAGAAGGCCATCCTGGAGACATGGGATGAGTGTTTCGAAACGTCGCCTTCATCAGGAGAAGCTACACCCGAGCCcgaaaaggcagaaaagtccaaggaggaggaagttcTCTCAGTCAAGACC